DNA from Devosia yakushimensis:
GGGAGCTGCTGGCGGCCATGGTGCCCGATTTCAAACTGCTGGGGCTGATCCTGCGGCTGGGCGTGCCGGCGGGGCTACAGATGGTGATCTCGTCGATCTCGGCCATCGTTGTCGTCGGGCTGGTCAATGGCTTTGGCTCGGACGCCACGGCGGCCTATGGCGCGGTCAACCAGGTGGTGGGCTATGTGCAATTCCCGGCCATGTCGATCGGTATTGCGGCGTCGATTTTCGGCGCACAGGCCATCGGCGCCGGACAGGCGGGGCAATTGTGGGGGATCACCAAGACGGCGCTGGTGCTTAACCTCATCATCACCGGCAGCCTGATACTGGTTGCCTATCTCTTTTCCCAGCATCTGGTGGCGCTGTTCATCACCGATCCGGCGGTGATCGAGATGACCGAGACGCTGCTGCATATCGTGCTGTGGAGCATGCTGTGCTTTGGCTGGAGTGTGGTGTTTTCGGGCATCATGCGGTCGAGCGGCACGGTGGTGGCGCCCATGGTGATCTCGCTGGCGGCGATCCTGCTGGTGGAATTGCCGGGGGCTATCGTGCTCAGCCGGACGAGCCTGGGGCTGCATGGCATCTGGATCGCCTATGCGGCGAGCTTCAGCGTGATGCTGGTGGCGCAAGCCGCCTGGTATCGCTTTGTCTGGAGCAAGAAGAAGATCGTCGCGCTGATCTAGGTCCAATCGACATTCAGCTGATGCTGGCCTGAGTGAATGTCGATTGGCCCTAGGAGCCGAGACGGTCTTCCAGCCACGTAACGCCGAATGCAATCATGGGCGCGGCCTCCACCAATATGGAAGGGGCCGCGCCGATAGTGCCGCGTTTGCCCTGGCCGGTGGCGAGGAAGGCCTCGACGATGGTGGCGAAATAGTCGTCGGGCAGGCCGTGCGGCGGATCGGCGGTGTCGAATTCCTCGAAATGGCGCCACACAATCTTGCCATCGACGAGAATGGGCGCTTCGTAGCGGCGGAGGCGCTTGTTGGGGAAATCTGCGACATGTTCGGCGTGGTGCAGAAGGGTCATCGTGTCGAGCGGCGCGCCGATCAGCATGGTCTTGCCGCCTGCTTCGACCAGCTTGCCGAAGGGCGATTGCGGGCCGTAGCCGTAGTCGAGCGCGTGATCGGCAGTGAACCACTCGGCCTTGCCGCCAAGCGCGGCGCAGGAGGCGCCGGGATTGGCACTGCGCAAGGCGCCGGGCGTGGTGCGCAGCAATTCGGGGAAGGCGCCATTGTCACGGATAGAGCGAGAGCGCTGGGGATCGAAGGGCGGTATCTCGTCGCGCAGGTCGGCGCGCTGGAGAATGTCGTCATCGGCCTGCCAGTCGCAATAGGCCAGCATGGTGCCTTCGGGACCAACAATCGTCCGAATGGCATCGATCAGCGTGTCGGGACCACCAAGAATTGGTCCAACCTTGCGCAGGGCGGCGTGTACGAGCACGGCGTCGCCTTGCTGTAGGCCGAGTTCGACCAGCTGGCTGGCCAGCTGGTTTTGCGTCCAGAGCATTGGCTTTAGCCTCGGGCGTAGGCGGCCTTGCGGGGTTCGGCGGCCACGGTGGCGTTTTCGCGGGCATCGTAGATGGCGCGGGCGTCGATGATGGCGCCGTGATGTTCGGCCGACCAGTCCCAGAGGCCGCTGATCGGCACCTGCAGGGTCTTGCCCAGTTCGGTCAGGCTATATTCAACGCGGGGCGGCACCTCGGGATAGATGGTGCGGGTGACCAGGCCATCGCGCTCGAGATTGCGCAGGGTCAGGGTCAGCATGCGCTGGGAGACGCCGTTGATCATGCGCTTAAGCTCGTTGAAGCGCAGCGTGCCGTTCTGGCCGAGAATGCCCACGACCATCACGCTCCACTTGTCGCCGATGCGGTTGAGCACGTCGGACATGGCCAGGCAATTGGCGGATTTGGATGTGTCGGTGAGAGACATGACTATGCTTTCGTCTAGAAGAACCTTAGGCACAAATATAGACACGGTTACTGCTTGTGCCTAGGGGGGCTCATCCGGCCCGGTGTTCGGCGCCGTAGAGGCCGAGATAATAGTCCAGATTGCCGTCGCGCAAGCCCAGCGTTTCCAGAACGCCACCCATGAAGCTGACCGGCGCGGTGCCGGGTGCGGTGACGATCCTGCCGTCAATGACGGCCTGGGGCTGGTCTTTGTAGTGCGCGGCGCCGGCATAGCCGGTTGGGGGCAGGTTGTCTGGCGAGTTGGAGGTGTGGGCCACATTGTCGAGAATGCCGGCGCGGGCCAGCGCGAGCGTGCCGTCGCAAATGCCCGCCACGGTCTTGCCGGCGTCACGGGTGGCCAGCAGAACCGCCGCTATGTCGGGCGGGGTTTCACCGGCCCAGGCGGTGCCGCCGCAGACGACGAGCGCATCCAGCCGTGCCGGGTCGATGTCTTCCACTGCCAGGTCCGGGGTGACCTTGAGACCGCCGGCGGAGGTGACCGGCTTGCCGCCGGGCGTAGCGAATTTGGTGTCGATGCCGAAATAGCCGCTGGCGCCGGCATTGAGCAGTGCGGTTTCCCAATCGGCAAAGCCGTCGGCCAGGATGGTGACGATGGCGGTCATGGTCGAATTCTCCCCGTGTCTTAGTCGCCACACTGTTGAACGCTTGTGCTGCCAGATGGTGTCAGGAGCGGTCAAAAGCCCGTCACCAGGGGCCTGGCCGCATTGAGATAGAGGGAGCGCGCTGATAAGAGAAAGCCGCCTTCCCGACATAACGGAGTCTGTGTCACTTGCCGCTTGCCCGCCGTCTTGGTCTGTTCGTCTTTGCCTGTCTTGCCACTCTCGCTGCCGCCCTGGGCGCCGCGCGCGCTACGCCCATGTTGCTGGTCGACATGGACAATTTCGATGTGCTCTATGCGCAGGAAGCCGGCCAGCCGTGGCACCCGGCATCGCTGACCAAGATGATGACGGCCTATGTGGTGTTCGAGGAAATTGCCAAGGGCAGCGTGACGCTCGATACGCCGGTGATCTTGTCGGCCAAGGCGCTCAAGCAGGCGCCGTCGCGCTCGGGCCTGCCGGTGGGCAGTGCCATGAGCCTCAAGGACGCGCTCTATGTGATGATCGTCAAATCGGCCAATGACACGGCCATGGCTATTGCCGAGACGGTCGGGGGGAGCGAAGCGGGGTTCGTCGCCAAGATGAATGACGTGGCGGGCCGCATGGGGCTTACGGCCAGCCATTTCAGCAATCCCAATGGGCTGCATGATCCGGGACAATATATGTCGGCGCGCGACCTGGCGGTGTTGACGCTTTATATCCGGCAGAGCTTTCCGCAATACCTGCCCATGTTCGGTACCGAAGTGGTGCAGGTGGGCAAGGCGAGGCTGGAATCGCAGAATGAATTGCTGACCAAATTCGCCGGGACCACGGGGATGAAGACCGGTTTCGTCTGCGCCTCGGGGCTCAATATGGTGGCGACGGTGGAGCGCGGCGGGCGCCGGCTTCTGGCTATCGTGCTGGGCGGTTCATCGGCCCGCGAGCGCAATGAGCGGGCGGCCGAACTGGTGCTCAAGGGGCTATCGGGGGGCGTGCAATCCAGCGGGCAGACAGTGCTGACCCTCGCCAACAATCCGGGCGCGGCGCCGGTCGATATGCGGCCCAATATCTGCGGCAAGGGATCGCAGGACTATGTGAAGGCGCAGGAAGCAGCGTTTCCGATGGGTCTCAAGGGACAGCCGAGCTATCTGACCGATACGGTGGTGCCCAATAGCTATGTGGCGACCGATCTGGGTCGCATGGCGGTGGGTGTTGCCCTGCCACGTCCGCGGCCGGCGCATGTGCCGATCTTTGCCGTGCCGACGACGGCTGAGGCAGCTCTCGATGGCGGGTTGCGGCCGGGCCTGCCGGTTGCGGCGAGCGGCGATATTCCGTTTCCCCGGCCGCGTCCGGTGTTTTGAGGGGCCGATCTAGTCGGCACCCGTTGAGGGTAATGTTTAGATTGTGCTTGTGACTCACCCCCACCCTTAATCCCTCCCCACAAGGGGGAGGGAGACGAAAGAGCCGTGAGTCCTCAGCCTGCGCCTCCCTCCCCATGATGGGGAGGTCAGCTTTTTCGCTGTAGCGAAAAAGCAGGGGTGGCGTGACGAGAGCCACAAAGGCTCGCCCTAGCTTTTCACGATAGCGAACCGCAGCACATCACCTTCGCTGGTGAGGGTGCAGTCGTGCCTGTTCTGGCGGCAGTAAAGGGGGATATCCACCTTGGCCATCGGATCGGTGGCCAGCACGATAAGGGCCGCGCCGGAGGGGAGGCTAGCGAGCCGTTTCTCCATGCGCAGCACCGGAAGGGGGCATTTTAGCCCCCTGGCGTCGATGAGCTCGGGCTCAGTCGCCAACCACGAGCACCCAATAGACGCCATAGCTGGAGGCCGGATTGAAGGCCATGGCAACGCCGGCCTTGCTGCCTGCCGAAGTCAGGCCAGCCGCATCGGCGGGATTGTTGCGCCAGCCGGAGAAGGTCTCGGCGAAGGTGGCGTAACCGGCACTGAGCTTCATGACACGCAGGCCCTGCGGGGTCTTGGGCGGGGTGCCGGTCTGGGCATATTGGTTGGCGAGGGCCTGGGCGGTGCCATCAAGGCCGGTATCGGGCGCCAGGGCCGTAATGCCATTGGTGGCCCGGTACGCATTGACGATGCCGAGGGCCTGGGCGCGGTCGAGACTGGCGCCGGGCTGGTCCATGCGGGCGCTGAGGCCGGGATGCAGCGCAGCAACGCTGGCGCCACCGCCGCCGCCCATGCTGCATCCGGCGAGCGCGGCGGCTGTCAGCAGGGCCACGGCAAGGTGGGGCAGGGTGCCTGCAAAACGGCGCGGCGTGGCGGGATGCGTCATGGGTATTCCTTCGTCATGTGAGGCGTGAAGTCCGCGATACCTCGCGGCAAATGCGGTTCTACTATGGCGCGTGCCGCAGCAATGTGGTGGGCGGCCGGTATTTCGCCCGATGTTGCGTGGCAAACGTCAATTTTTCGTGCCCGTGCCGGCGGTGTGACAAAAACGTGACGCAAGCTGTGGACGATAGCGGGACACTCTTGCGTGCGCGGGGGGAAGCCCCTATCGAAAAACCTGCCTAAGCCAGTCAACTTTAACGGAGGGGACGACAAGCCAGGGCCTGACCTTGTGACTATGAAGGGGGCTTTATGTCTGTGTCACGCTCCGCGCTGCTGTGCGCGCTTCCCTGCCTGCTGCTGGCGACAACCGCCTTTGGGCAGGAATCCACGCTGTTTTCCGATGAAGTGATCATGCTCGAGCGGTTGATCGTTTCGGGACCCAACCGAACGGAAACCCCGGTCAGCGAGTCCACCGTTTCGGTGACGGTGATCGACGACGAAACCATCGCCAAGCAATCGAGCGTCAATACGCCTATCGGCTCGATCCTGGCCAAGACCACGCCGGGCTTCAGCCAGAGCGCGGAGAATATGACCGATTATGGTCAGTCGCTGCGCGGGCGCAATTTCCTGACGCTGATCGATGGCGTGCCGCAAACCAATACGCTCAACAATAATTTCCGTGGCCTCAATACCATTTCAAGCCTGGCGGTCGGCCAGATCGAAGTGGTGCGCGGCGCAACGGCTGCCTACGGTTTTGGCGCGCCAGGCGGGCTGGTCAACATCATCACCAAGACCCCGCAGGACGATGGGTTCAACGTCGAATATGGCAGCGGCATCAAATTCTCACCGACCGATATCGGTGACTCGATGTCCTATACCGGCGTGGTCAATCTCAGCGGCCGCGATGGCGATGTGGATTTCCTGCTGAACGGAAGTTTCGAGAAGACCGGCAGCAGCTTTACCGCCGATGGCGAGCGCCGCCCGCCCGACTCGTTCGGCTCGCAGGGTGGGCTCGACGATGTCACGGCCTATAATATTTTGGGCAAACTTGGCTACCAGATGGGGTCGAGCCGGTTCGAGGTGATGATCAACCGCTATGACAATGCCCAGAAGAGCATATGGGCGGGGCCGGTGGGCGGCGGAAGCGTCGAGGACAATACCAGCGCTGTCCCGTCACTGGGCAATCTCAATACGCTCACGCCGGGCGTCGACAACCTCACCATCAGCGGCAAATATTCCAATGAGGAAGTGCTGGGCGGCAGCATGAATCTGCAGGTGTTCTACAACCAGAACACCACGACCTTTACCCGCACCGAATTCCTCGGCTTTCAATATCCGCAATATGAGACGGCCTCGGACAAATATGGGGCGCGGCTGACCTTCGATACGCCACTGCCTGTGCTGGGCCCCGACATGAATGTGGTGTGGGGCGTCGACTATCTGCACGACAAGACCGTGGTCAACGACATCGACGGGCCCTCGGGCACGCCCGATGCCACGCTCTCGGGCATAGCGCCTTTTGCGCAGCTCGAAATCGATCTCAACGATACAACGCGGGTTACCGGCGGCGTGCGCTACGAGGCGATGGAGCTGGAGATTCCAACCTTCGTCAATGCCAATGGCTTTACCGTCCAGGGCGGAACGGTGGATGTTGCCGAGCCGCTGTTCAATGTCAGCGCCTCCCATGACCTCACCGAATTTGCGACCCTGTTCGCCGGATTTTCGCAGGGCTACCAGCTGGGCAATCTGGTGCGTTATGCCACCGACAATGATGTGCCCAGCGTGGCATCGCTGGCGGCCAATGGGCAAAAGACCAATAGCTACGAAGCGGGCGTGCGCTTTCATCGCGACAATTGGAACATCACGACCACGGGCTTCTACAGCACCTCGGACAATGGGGTGAGCTACTCGGCCGACCTCGACCTGGTGCTGGCGCCTGAGACGGTCTATGGCATTGAAGTGGCTGGCGAATATGCCTTTGAGAATGGATTGACGCTGGGTGGCACGCTGACCTGGCTCGAAGGCCGCTACGATACCGATGGCGACGGCCAAAACGATTCCGACTTGCCCTCGGACCGCATCGCACCGGCAAAGATCACGGCCTATGCCGAATATGCGCCCAATGACTGGTCGGTCTATCGGCTGATGGGGTTGTTCTCGGGCTATCGCGACCCCGACAGCAGCGAATTCCTAGGGCTGCAGACCATAGAGCCCTATGTGGTGCTCGATGCCGCGGCCGATTTCAAGGTCGGCAATGGCACGCTGACGCTGGGTGTCGAGAACCTGCTCAATGCCGATTATGTGCCGGTGGTGCAGCAGGCCTATTCGGTGCCCGCCTATGGCTATGACGACTATTACAACGTCAAGGGGCCGGGCCGGACCTTCTCGATCAGCTACAAGGGCAAGTTCTGACGGTCTGGGCGGGCGGCGCAACGCCGCCCGCATGCACCCGCTTGCGATAGCGCGCGTTTGGCCGCACAACCACGAGGCTGAATTGGGCCGAAGGGAAAAGTGCGGTGAACCTGCGATATCAGATCCTGGCATTGGCGATCATTCCGCTGATCGTGGCGATCTCGGCCATCACGCTGCTGATTACCTGGCAATCGACCCGGCTGGCGCAGACCAGTATCGATACGTTCGAGAGCAACCTGCTGCAGGCCAAGCAGGATGAGCTGCTGAACCTCACCAATCTGGCGATCTCGGCGATCGACGAAATTTATCAGCGGGCCGGCCCCGATGATGATGCCGCCAAGGAGGAGGTGCGAGCCATCCTGACCCGGCTCGACTATGGGCAGGACGGCTACTTCTTCGTTTATGACTATGACGGCAACAATGTCGTTCATCCGCGCCAGCTCTACCGGCCGGGGCAGAACTGGCTCGCTTTGGTTGATCCCGATGGCGACCATGTGATCGCCAATCTGATCCAGCGCGCCAAAGAGGGCGGAGGGCTGCACCAATATAAATGGGAGAAGCCCTCGGCCGGGTTGATGGCGGACAAGCTGTCATTTGCCGTGGGGCTGGACAAGTGGCGCTGGATGCTGGGGACCGGCGTCTATCTCGACGATGTCTTTGCCCAGACCGCGGCGGCCAAGGCCGAATTGCGCGCCAGTATAGGGCAGACGTTCTTTATCGTGGCGCTGATCGCGGTGCCGGCCGTGCTGATCGTCTTTGCCACCTGCATGCTGCTCAATGCCCGCGAGCGGCGCATGGCCGATGGCAAGCTCAAGCAATTGACGCAGCGGATCGTCGATACCCAGGAAGAGGAGCGCTCGCGGCTGGCGCGGGAGCTGCATGACGGGATTTCGCAGAACCTGATCGGGGTGCGCTATGCGATCGACCTGGCGCGGCGCAAGGCCAGCAATGACAGCGCCGATGCCATAGGAGCCATCGAGCGGGGCGCCGAAGCGCTTAACGGAGCCATCAAGGAAGTGCGGCGGCTGTCACACGACCTGCGGCCGCGGGTGCTGGACGATCTGGGACTGAGCCCGGCGCTCGAGGCGCTGTGCCATAATTTTTCGGAGCGGACGGGGATTGCGACACGGCTCGAATGCAGCGGCTTCAAGGCGCGGCCCAAGGCCGAGGCGAGCACGGCGCTCTACCGGGTTGCGCAGGAAGCGCTCAACAATGTCGAGCGGCATGCGGGCGCGCGAAATGTGTCGATCACGCTGGCCAGCCCCAAGGGGCGGGTGCAGATGATCATCGAGGATGACGGCAGGGGCTTTGCCGAACAGGGCGGTTCGGGTGGGCTGGGGTTGCGCAACATGCAGGAGCGCATGGCCCATTTCGGTGGCCTATTGCTGATCCAGACATCGGCGGAGGGAACCAGGTTGCAGGCGAGCCTGCCGAAATCGGCAAACCTGCCGCAGGCGCCGCTGAGCGAGGTCGCATGAGCCAGAAGCCGATCAAGGTGCTGCTGGTCGACAACCACCCGCTGGTGCTCGACGGGCTCAAGGCGATCCTGGAGACATTCGAGCATATCGAGGTGGTGGGTGTCGCCGGACTGGCGCTTGCAGGGCTCGACATTGCCCGTGCGAGCCGGCCGCAGGTTGTGCTGATGGATATCAATATGCCGCATGTCAACGGCATCGAGGCGCTGGAGCTGTTCCGCGAGCAGGTGCCCGAGGCGCGGGTGCTGATGCTCTCCATGCATGACAGCCGGGAATATATCTCGACCTCGGTGATGCATGGCGCTTCGGGCTATGTGCTGAAAGACGTTTCGACCGAGGAGATCGTTTCGGCCATCGAAACCGTGGCGGCAGGGGGCACCTATTTTTCGTCCGGCGTTTCCGACGTATTGCTCGAACGCCGCTCGGCCGAAGCGTCGCAGCCGCTGACGGCGCGCGAATATTCGGTGCTGCTGCTGATCGCCGCCGGACAGAGCAACAAGCAGGTGGCCGAAGCGTTGTCGATCTCGGCGGCGACGGTGGAAACGCATCGCAAGAAGATCAAGAAGAAACTCGGCGTTTCTTCCACGGCGGGACTTACCCGTTATGCCATCGAGAATGGATTGGTCTGAAAAACCGGGGCAGGGCAGTCCTATACCCAATAGTGGGTAGGCTCCTGCATTTGGGCCATTTGGCTATATTGTCCGGCCCGGGCCCTGCGTTCTAGCTAGCTCCCAAATGGCTGTCCGCCAATGTGCGGAACCCTCGGGAGGATACCATGTCTGGTTTGCTGGCGCTGTCGCGTGCGATAGACGCGACCAATACTTTTATCGGAAAAGCGGTGTCCTGGCTGCTGCTGGCGGCCGTGCTGATCAGCGCCATCAATGCCACGACCCGCAAGCTGTTCAATCTCAGCTCCAATGCGTGGCTCGAGGCGCAGTGGTATCTGTTCTCGGCCGTGTTCCTGATCGCGGCCGGCTATACGCTGCTCAACAGCGAACACGTCAAGGTCGACCTGGTCTATGGACAGTTGCCGCGCAGGGTGCAGCTCTGGATCGAGATCCTGGGCACGCTGTTCTTCCTGTTCCCGTTCTGCCTCATCACCATCTATCTCGCCTGGCCGATGGTGGCTGCCAAATTTGCCAGCGGGGAAGTGTCCAACAATACCGGCGGGCTCATCCTGTGGCCGGTCTGGGCGCTGATCCCGGCTGGGTTTGGCCTGCTGTTCCTGCAGGGCGTGTCCGAGCTGATCAAGCGCATCGCCATTCTGCGCGGGCAGATTCCCGACCCGGTATCGCTTGCCGATGCCGAAGCTGCAGCTCTTTAAGCCGGGATAATCATCATGTTTGCCTTCTTCGCGGAAAATCTCGCGCCCATCATGTTCCTGTCGCTGATCGTCGTGCTGCTGCTCGGCTATCCGGTGGCATTCGCACTGGCCTTTGTCGGCTTCGCCTTCGGCTTTGTCGGCATCGAAATGGGGCTGCTGCCGATTAATCTGTTCGGGGCCATTCCCGACCGCATCTTCGGGCAGATGTCCAACGAGACATTGCTGGCCATTCCATTCTTCACCTTCATGGGGTTGATATTGGAACGAAGCGGCATGGCCGAGGACCTGCTCGATACGATCGGGCAATTGTTCGGGCCGGTGCGCGGGGGCCTGGCCTTTGCGGTGATTTTCGTGGGCGCGATCCTGGCGGCAACCACGGGTGTCGTGGCGGCTTCGGTCATCTCGATGGGCCTGATCTCGCTGCCGATCATGATGCGCTATGGCTATGACCGCAAAGTCGCGGCTGGCACGATTGCAGCCTCGGGCACGCTGGCGCAGATCATTCCGCCCAGCCTGGTGCTGATCATCCTGGCCGACCAGCTCGGGCGGTCGGTGGGCGATATGTATAAGGGCGCGCTGGTGCCCGGCCTGATGCTGGTGGCCGCCTATGCCGCCTATATCATCGTCATGTCGATCATCTATCCCAAGAGCGTTCCGGCGCTGCCGCCCGAGGCGCGCACGCTGCGTGGATGGAAGCTGCTCGGCCGCGTGGTGACCTCGCTGGTGCCGCCGCTGGTGCTGATTTTCTTGGTGTTGGGCACGATCTTCATCGGTTTTGCCACGCCTACCGAGGGCGGCGCGATGGGCGCGGTCGGTGCGCTGGCGCTGGCGGCGCTCAATCGCAAGCTCAACCTCCCGATGCTCAAATCGGCCCTCTATTCGACGGCCAAGCTTTCGTCCTTCGTGATCTTCATCCTGCTTGGTGCGCGCGTCTTCTCGCTGACTTTCTATGGCGTCAATGGCCATGTCTGGGTCGAGCATCTTATGACTTCGATCCCGGGCGGGGTGATCGGCTTTTTGATCATCGCCAATCTGCTGGTCTTTTTCCTGGCCTTCTTCCTCGATTATTTCGAGCTGGCCTTCATCATCATCCCACTGCTGGCGCCAGTGGCACATGCACTGGGGATCGACCTCATCTGGTTCGGTGTGATGCTGGCGATCAACATGCAGACCTCGTTCATGCATCCGCCCTTCGGCTTCTCGCTGTTTTACCTCAGATCGGTGGCGCCATCCCGGTCCTACAAGGACAGGGTGACCGGTGCGACCATCCAGCCGGTGACATCAGGGCAAATCTATATGGGGGCGCTGCCATTCCTGGGCATCCAGCTGGTCATGGTGCTGCTGGTCATGTTCTTCCCGCAATTGGTGACGCACTACAAATCCGGCGCGGCGGTGGTCGACCCGGCCAGCATCCAGCTCAACGTGCCCATGCCTGGCGCGGGCGGGGAAAATCCCTTCGGCGCGCCCGCCGCGCCGTTCGGTGGCGCACCGGCTCCGAGCTTTGGTGCCCCGGCGCCCAGTTTCGGGGCTCCGGCCGCTCCTGTTACCCCAGCCGCGCCCAGCTTTGGCGCGCCTGCTCCAGATGCGGCTCCTGCCGCTCCCTCTTTCGGTGCCGAGCCTGCTCCGGCGGCTCCCGCACCTTGAACGCCTAAACATCCTGAGGAGGACTGAACGTGACTGCTGATCTCAATCGACGTAATTTTCTCGGCAAGGGCGCTGCCGCCGGCGTCGCCGCTGCCGCCGGCACAGTGCTTGCCACCCCCGCGATTGCCCAGGAACTACCGACCCTGCGCTGGCGCCTGACCTCGGGTTTCCCGAACAATCTCGACACCATCTATGGCGGCGCGGTCGTGATGGCCGAGGCGCTGTCGGAAATCACCGAGGGCAAGTTCCAGATCCAGGTGTTCCAGGCGGGCGAGTTGGTGCCGGGCGCGCAGGCGATCGATGCCGTGCAGGCCAATACGGTCGAAATCGCCCATACCTGCGGCTATTATTTCACCGGCAAGAACCCGACTTTCGCCATCGGCTCGACCATTCCGTTCGGGCTCAATGCCCGCCAGCAGAATGCCTGGCTCTATCATGGCGGCGGCAACGAGCTCTATAATACGTTCCTTGAGGAATATGGTGTTGTCGGCATTCCGGGCGGCGCCACAGGTGCGCAGATGGGTGGCTGGTTCCGCAAGGAAATCAATAGCCTGGCCGATCTTTCCGGCATCAAGATGCGTATCGCGGGTGTGGCGGGCGAGGTTATGTCGCGGCTGGGCGTCGTGCCGCAGCAATTGCCGGGTGGCGATATCTATCCCGCACTGGAACGCGGCACGATCGATGCGGCCGAATGGGTCGGGCCCTATGACGACGAGCGCCTGGGCTTCTACCAGATCGCGCCCTACTACTATTATCCGGCCTATTGGGAAGGCGGGCTGACCATCCACTTCTATATCAACAAGGCGCAGTACGAAGCCTTGCCGGAGACCTATAAGGTCGCGCTCGATACCGCTTGCAAGGCGGCCAATATCAACATGCAGGCGCTTTACGACGTCAAGAACACGGCCGCGATCCGTTCGCTGGTGGGCAAGGGCGTGCAGCTGCGGCCGCTACCGCGTGACGTGCTCGACGCCGCCTACAAGGCGACGTTCGAGCTTTATGAGGAATATAGCGCCAACAATCCGCAATGGGCGGCGATCTATCCGAGCTGGAAGAAGTTCCGCGACGAGAGCTTCGAATGGTTCCGCGTCGCCGAATATACCTATGACAGCTACATGTATGCGGCGCAGGCGGCCGGTCAGTAAGGAATGAGTGGCGCGGCGGTTTCGGACCGCCGCGCCGAAATCCCACGGAGTCATTCCCGCGAAAGCGGAACCGCCGTTTGCTTCTCACGTACCGCGAAACAGAGGTTCCCGCTTTC
Protein-coding regions in this window:
- a CDS encoding D-alanyl-D-alanine carboxypeptidase family protein, yielding MPLARRLGLFVFACLATLAAALGAARATPMLLVDMDNFDVLYAQEAGQPWHPASLTKMMTAYVVFEEIAKGSVTLDTPVILSAKALKQAPSRSGLPVGSAMSLKDALYVMIVKSANDTAMAIAETVGGSEAGFVAKMNDVAGRMGLTASHFSNPNGLHDPGQYMSARDLAVLTLYIRQSFPQYLPMFGTEVVQVGKARLESQNELLTKFAGTTGMKTGFVCASGLNMVATVERGGRRLLAIVLGGSSARERNERAAELVLKGLSGGVQSSGQTVLTLANNPGAAPVDMRPNICGKGSQDYVKAQEAAFPMGLKGQPSYLTDTVVPNSYVATDLGRMAVGVALPRPRPAHVPIFAVPTTAEAALDGGLRPGLPVAASGDIPFPRPRPVF
- a CDS encoding winged helix-turn-helix transcriptional regulator, giving the protein MSLTDTSKSANCLAMSDVLNRIGDKWSVMVVGILGQNGTLRFNELKRMINGVSQRMLTLTLRNLERDGLVTRTIYPEVPPRVEYSLTELGKTLQVPISGLWDWSAEHHGAIIDARAIYDARENATVAAEPRKAAYARG
- a CDS encoding DJ-1/PfpI family protein codes for the protein MTAIVTILADGFADWETALLNAGASGYFGIDTKFATPGGKPVTSAGGLKVTPDLAVEDIDPARLDALVVCGGTAWAGETPPDIAAVLLATRDAGKTVAGICDGTLALARAGILDNVAHTSNSPDNLPPTGYAGAAHYKDQPQAVIDGRIVTAPGTAPVSFMGGVLETLGLRDGNLDYYLGLYGAEHRAG
- a CDS encoding TonB-dependent receptor, with product MSVSRSALLCALPCLLLATTAFGQESTLFSDEVIMLERLIVSGPNRTETPVSESTVSVTVIDDETIAKQSSVNTPIGSILAKTTPGFSQSAENMTDYGQSLRGRNFLTLIDGVPQTNTLNNNFRGLNTISSLAVGQIEVVRGATAAYGFGAPGGLVNIITKTPQDDGFNVEYGSGIKFSPTDIGDSMSYTGVVNLSGRDGDVDFLLNGSFEKTGSSFTADGERRPPDSFGSQGGLDDVTAYNILGKLGYQMGSSRFEVMINRYDNAQKSIWAGPVGGGSVEDNTSAVPSLGNLNTLTPGVDNLTISGKYSNEEVLGGSMNLQVFYNQNTTTFTRTEFLGFQYPQYETASDKYGARLTFDTPLPVLGPDMNVVWGVDYLHDKTVVNDIDGPSGTPDATLSGIAPFAQLEIDLNDTTRVTGGVRYEAMELEIPTFVNANGFTVQGGTVDVAEPLFNVSASHDLTEFATLFAGFSQGYQLGNLVRYATDNDVPSVASLAANGQKTNSYEAGVRFHRDNWNITTTGFYSTSDNGVSYSADLDLVLAPETVYGIEVAGEYAFENGLTLGGTLTWLEGRYDTDGDGQNDSDLPSDRIAPAKITAYAEYAPNDWSVYRLMGLFSGYRDPDSSEFLGLQTIEPYVVLDAAADFKVGNGTLTLGVENLLNADYVPVVQQAYSVPAYGYDDYYNVKGPGRTFSISYKGKF
- a CDS encoding MATE family efflux transporter, encoding MNPISKPLWQRFTFFLIPLMISNILQSLSGTANAVYVGQLVGVEALAAISTFFPILFFLMSFIIGLSSGATVLIGQAWGARNVAKVKQIAGTTLTATIALGVVVAIIGALFTPQIMQVLGAPANILGLSTEYARIVLIGMPGFFVFLVVTSVLRGVGDTVTPLVALIISLIVSLLVTPALIQGWFGLPQLGLLAAAYAFIAGFVSVLIFLFIYMRARKMPLAPDGELLAAMVPDFKLLGLILRLGVPAGLQMVISSISAIVVVGLVNGFGSDATAAYGAVNQVVGYVQFPAMSIGIAASIFGAQAIGAGQAGQLWGITKTALVLNLIITGSLILVAYLFSQHLVALFITDPAVIEMTETLLHIVLWSMLCFGWSVVFSGIMRSSGTVVAPMVISLAAILLVELPGAIVLSRTSLGLHGIWIAYAASFSVMLVAQAAWYRFVWSKKKIVALI
- the aac(3) gene encoding aminoglycoside 3-N-acetyltransferase, which codes for MLWTQNQLASQLVELGLQQGDAVLVHAALRKVGPILGGPDTLIDAIRTIVGPEGTMLAYCDWQADDDILQRADLRDEIPPFDPQRSRSIRDNGAFPELLRTTPGALRSANPGASCAALGGKAEWFTADHALDYGYGPQSPFGKLVEAGGKTMLIGAPLDTMTLLHHAEHVADFPNKRLRRYEAPILVDGKIVWRHFEEFDTADPPHGLPDDYFATIVEAFLATGQGKRGTIGAAPSILVEAAPMIAFGVTWLEDRLGS
- a CDS encoding sulfurtransferase TusA family protein yields the protein MATEPELIDARGLKCPLPVLRMEKRLASLPSGAALIVLATDPMAKVDIPLYCRQNRHDCTLTSEGDVLRFAIVKS
- a CDS encoding CAP domain-containing protein; the encoded protein is MTHPATPRRFAGTLPHLAVALLTAAALAGCSMGGGGGASVAALHPGLSARMDQPGASLDRAQALGIVNAYRATNGITALAPDTGLDGTAQALANQYAQTGTPPKTPQGLRVMKLSAGYATFAETFSGWRNNPADAAGLTSAGSKAGVAMAFNPASSYGVYWVLVVGD